From the Prunus dulcis chromosome 4, ALMONDv2, whole genome shotgun sequence genome, one window contains:
- the LOC117625825 gene encoding putative multidrug resistance protein, producing the protein MGLKKSMFRYADGTDKLLMLFGTLGSIGDGLQNPLMMYILSEVINSYGSANGGLTNADVDKFALRLFYVAIGVGLAAFVEGLCWTRTAERQTSRMRMEYLKSVLRQEVSFFDTQTAGSSTTYQVISIISSDANAVQVALCEKIPDCLTYMSTFFFCHIFAFRLSWRLTLAAMPLSIMFIAPGLIFGKILMGLVMKGIEAYGVAGGFAEQAISSVRTVYSYVGENQTLNRFSTSLQKVTKLGIKVGLVKGLLMGSMGIIYIGWGFQAWVGTYLVTQKGEDGGHVFVAGFNVLMGGLSILSALPNLTAITEALAATTRILEMIDRVPSIDTEDRKGKALSHVRGEIEFQDIYFSYPSRPETSVLQGLNLKVPAGKSVGLVGGSGSGKSTIIALLERFYDPIEGEILLDGHKIRRLQAKWLRSQMGLVNQEPVLFATSLKENILFGKEGASMEEVINAAKAANAHDFIVKLPDGYETQAGQFGFQLSGGQKQRIAIARALLRDPKILLLDEATSALDAQSERVVQEAIDQASKGRTTIIIAHRLSTIRTANLIVVLQAGKVVESGSHNKLMQMKGEQGGEYFKMVQTQQMASQNEAADDSNSQSYEKPRRRRSVTPSPISYRSTSPSPAFMSMSMGTPYSFSVQYDPDDESDDEDFKRPTYPPPSQWRLLKMNAPEWGQALLGCLGAIGSGAVQPINAYCVGSLISVYFLQDKSEIKSQSRVLSLVFLGIGVFNFFTNLLQHYNFAIMGEKLTTRVREQLLEKLMTFEIGWYDQDENTSAAICARLATEVNMVRSLVGDRMSLLVQAVFGATFAYAVGLVLTWRLALVMIAVQPIVIGSFYARSILMKSMGEKARKAQKQGSQLASEAVINHRTITAFSSQKRILGLFSATLKGPKKESIKQSYVSGAGLFSSQFFNTAATALAYWYGGRLLVLEEITPKHLFQAFLILLFTAYIIAEAGSMTSDISKGNSAIQSVFAILDRKSEIDPDNKWGLEIKRRIKGRVEFRNVFFSYPTRPDQMILKGLSLRIDAGKTVALVGQSGSGKSTIIGLIERFYDPKKGSVCIDEQDIKNYNLRMLRSHIALVSQEPTLFAGTVRENIAYGKENAKESEIKRAAVLANAHDFISGMDNGYDTYCGERGVQLSGGQKQRIAIARAILKNPSILLLDEATSALDSVSEKAVQEALEKMMVSRTCIVIAHRLSTIQKANSIAVIKNGKVAEQGSHNELISLGRNGAYYSLIKLQTGSSPPR; encoded by the exons ATGGGGCTCAAAAAAAGCATGTTTCGCTATGCAGACGGCACGGACAAGCTGTTGATGTTGTTTGGAACTTTAGGCAGCATTGGTGATGGACTGCAGAACCCTCTCATGATGTACATTCTCAGTGAGGTTATCAATTCTTATGGAAGTGCTAATGGAGGTTTGACAAATGCTGATGTAGACAAG TTTGCACTCAGGCTCTTCTATGTTGCCATTGGAGTTGGACTTGCAGCATTTGTTG AAGGGTTATGTTGGACACGAACTGCAGAGAGGCAGACTTCCAGAATGAGAATGGAATATCTGAAATCTGTTCTTAGACAAGAAGTTTCCTTCTTTGACACCCAGACTGCCGGTTCTTCAACAACATACCAAGTTATCTCAATCATCTCCTCTGATGCCAACGCAGTCCAAGTTGCCTTATGCGAGAAG ATACCTGACTGCCTGACATACATGTCAACTTTCTTCTTCTGCCACATATTTGCCTTCAGACTGTCATGGAGGTTGACGTTGGCTGCTATGCCGCTTTCAATCATGTTCATAGCTCCAGGACTTATATTTGGAAAGATTCTGATGGGCCTGGTAATGAAGGGGATTGAAGCTTATGGAGTTGCAGGGGGATTTGCCGAACAAGCAATTTCTTCAGTAAGAACTGTATATTCTTATGTTGGAGAAAATCAGACACTAAATAGGTTCAGCACTTCACTTCAGAAAGTTACTAAACTTGGAATCAAGGTAGGTCTTGTAAAGGGATTGCTGATGGGAAGCATGGGAATCATTTATATCGGTTGGGGGTTTCAGGCTTGGGTTGGCACTTATTTGGTTACTCAGAAAGGAGAAGATGGTGGGCATGTTTTTGTAGCCGGTTTCAATGTCCTCATGGGAGGCCT GAGTATTTTAAGTGCTCTCCCAAACTTGACTGCTATCACAGAGGCATTGGCAGCTACAACTCGAATTCTTGAAATGATTGATCGTGTTCCTAGTATCGACACTGAAGACAGAAAAGGGAAGGCTTTATCACATGTCAGAGGAGAAATAGAATTCCAAGACATTTACTTCAGTTACCCATCAAGACCTGAAACCTCAGTCTTACAAGGGTTGAATCTTAAGGTTCCAGCCGGTAAGAGTGTAGGTCTAGTTGGGGGCAGTGGTTCTGGCAAGTCAACAATCATTGCATTGCTTGAGAGATTTTATGACCCTATTGAAGGAGAAATACTCTTGGATGGACACAAAATTAGAAGACTTCAGGCAAAATGGTTGAGATCCCAAATGGGTCTGGTTAATCAGGAACCTGTTCTGTTTGCAACTTCCTTAAAAGAGAACATACTTTTTGGAAAGGAAGGAGCTTCAATGGAAGAAGTAATAAACGCAGCTAAAGCTGCAAATGCACATGACTTCATCGTTAAGTTACCAGACGGATATGAAACTCAA GCTGGTCAATTTGGGTTCCAACTTTCTGGCGGGCAAAAGCAGCGAATTGCTATAGCAAGAGCTCTGCTAAGGGATCCAAAAATCCTACTTCTTGATGAAGCAACTAGTGCACTGGATGCACAGTCTGAAAGAGTAGTGCAGGAGGCAATTGATCAGGCGTCAAAAGGGAGGACAACAATCATAATTGCCCACCGCCTTTCTACAATCCGAACAGCAAATTTGATTGTGGTTCTTCAAGCTGGGAAAGTAGTTGAATCAGGCTCACACAACAAGCTGATGCAAATGAAGGGGGAGCAGGGAGGTGAATACTTCAAGATGGTACAAACGCAGCAGATGGCAAGCCAAAATGAGGCTGCTGATGATTCCAATTCTCAATCATATGAAAAACCTCGCCGTAGGAGGAGCGTTACACCAAGCCCCATTAGTTACAGATCAACTTCTCCTTCTCCAGCGTTCATGTCTATGTCCATGGGGACACCCTACTCCTTCTCTGTCCAATATGATCCTGATGATGAAAGTGACGATGAAGACTTCAAGCGCCCAACTTATCCTCCTCCTTCACAATGGCGTTTGCTGAAAATGAATGCACCAGAATGGGGACAAGCCTTACTTGGATGCTTGGGTGCAATAGGTTCTGGGGCAGTACAACCTATAAATGCCTACTGTGTCGGATCACTTATATCGGTTTACTTCCTCCAGGACAAATCTGAAATTAAGTCCCAATCCAGGGTCTTGTCCCTTGTTTTCTTAGGCATTGGTGTTTTCAACTTCTTCACCAATCTCCTCCAACACTACAATTTTGCAATCATGGGAGAAAAGTTGACCACAAGGGTAAGAGAGCAACTACTTGAAAAGCTGATGACTTTTGAGATTGGGTGGTATGATCAAGATGAGAACACAAGTGCAGCCATTTGTGCAAGGTTAGCCACCGAAGTAAACATGGTTCGATCTCTTGTTGGGGACAGGATGTCATTGTTGGTCCAAGCAGTTTTCGGGGCCACCTTTGCTTATGCAGTAGGACTTGTGCTGACATGGAGGCTAGCCCTTGTGATGATAGCAGTGCAGCCAATAGTCATTGGGAGCTTTTATGCAAGGAGTATCTTAATGAAGAGTATGGGAGAAAAAGCCCGAAAAGCTCAAAAGCAAGGAAGCCAATTGGCAAGCGAAGCCGTCATCAACCACAGAACTATAACTGCCTTTTCTTCTCAGAAAAGAATTTTGGGGCTGTTTAGTGCAACCTTGAAAGGTCCTAAGAAGGAGAGTATCAAACAGTCCTATGTTTCGGGTGCTGGCTTGTTTAGCTCCCAATTCTTCAACACTGCTGCTACAGCTTTAGCTTACTGGTATGGTGGGAGGCTACTGGTGCTGGAGGAGATAACTCCAAAGCATCTATTTCAGGCTTTTTTGATACTTCTATTTACCGCTTATATCATTGCAGAAGCTGGAAGCATGACTTCTGATATATCTAAAGGAAACAGTGCCATTCAATCGGTGTTTGCCATTTTAGATAGGAAAAGTGAGATCGATCCGGATAACAAATGGGGACTGGAAATTAAGAGGAGGATAAAGGGTCGTGTCGAGTTCagaaatgttttcttttcatatccAACAAGACCTGACCAGATGATACTGAAAGGACTGAGCCTCAGAATTGATGCAGGCAAGACAGTGGCACTAGTTGGGCAGAGTGGTTCTGGAAAATCCACCATTATTGGGCTCATTGAGAGGTTTTATGATCCAAAGAAGGGATCAGTCTGTATAGATGAACAGGATATTAAAAACTATAACTTGAGAATGTTGAGGTCACATATAGCATTGGTTAGTCAGGAGCCTACCCTGTTTGCTGGAACTGTCCGTGAAAATATTGCATACGGTAAAGAGAACGCAAAAGAATCTGAGATCAAGAGGGCTGCAGTTCTGGCCAATGCTCATGACTTCATAAG TGGAATGGATAATGGTTATGATACATATtgtggagagagaggagtTCAGCTATCAGGAGGTCAGAAACAAAGGATTGCAATAGCTCGGGCAATACTGAAGAACCCGTCAATCCTCCTACTGGATGAGGCTACCAGCGCGCTTGATAGCGTGTCGGAGAAGGCAGTTCAAGAAGCGCTCGAGAAGATGATGGTCAGTAGAACATGTATAGTCATTGCTCACCGGCTATCCACGATACAAAAGGCCAACTCCATTGCTGTGATCAAGAATGGTAAGGTTGCAGAACAAGGTTCACATAATGAATTGATTTCCTTGGGACGCAACGGAGCATACTACTCTCTGATAAAACTACAGACTGGTAGTTCACCTCCCAGGTAA
- the LOC117625095 gene encoding protein NDR1-like isoform X1 — MAESGGCCRCCFSFIFTLGLTALFMWLSLRTSKPTCKVRSLYIPALNKTLNDTTNKTLYVTLRLENGNKDKGIYYDAINLNFTLPNATKPIATAVVPSFYQGHQKKATKSAVGEPKELNWTVVSHATYSNGTVHFRVDLVTAVRFKIMFWRTKRRRLMVGADVVVNDSGGYVNPKNKKDIKLSAAPDHQMIKCLLGQVGLFANLLVLILLNL, encoded by the exons ATGGCAGAATCAGGCGGCTGCTGCCGGTGCTGCTTCAGCTTCATCTTCACTCTTGGCCTCACAGCCCTCTTCATGTGGCTCAGCCTTCGCACCTCAAAACCCACCTGCAAAGTCCGCTCATTATACATTCCTGCCCTCAACAAGACCCTAAACGACACCACAAACAAGACCCTTTACGTCACCCTCAGGCTGGAGAACGGCAACAAGGACAAGGGAATTTACTACGATGCCATCAACCTCAATTTCACTCTGCCCAACGCCACTAAGCCCATAGCTACTGCTGTTGTGCCCAGCTTCTACCAGGGGCATCAGAAGAAGGCCACAAAGTCTGCGGTTGGGGAGCCCAAGGAGCTCAACTGGACAGTTGTCTCCCATGCAACCTACTCTAATGGGACTGTGCATTTCAGGGTGGATTTGGTCACCGCTGTGAGGTTCAAGATCATGTTCTGGAGGACCAAGAGGCGCAGGTTGATGGTTGGGGCAGATGTGGTGGTCAACGACTCTGGGGGTTACGTCAACCCCAAGAACAAGAAGGATATCAAGCTCTCTGCTGCACCAGATCATCAGATGATTAAGTGCCTTCTTGGGCAGGTGGGGCTTTTTGCCAATTTGTTGGTCT TGATTTTGCTCAATTTGTGA
- the LOC117625095 gene encoding protein NDR1-like isoform X2, whose protein sequence is MAESGGCCRCCFSFIFTLGLTALFMWLSLRTSKPTCKVRSLYIPALNKTLNDTTNKTLYVTLRLENGNKDKGIYYDAINLNFTLPNATKPIATAVVPSFYQGHQKKATKSAVGEPKELNWTVVSHATYSNGTVHFRVDLVTAVRFKIMFWRTKRRRLMVGADVVVNDSGGYVNPKNKKDIKLSAAPDHQMIKCLLGQVGLFANLLVLILLNL, encoded by the coding sequence ATGGCAGAATCAGGCGGCTGCTGCCGGTGCTGCTTCAGCTTCATCTTCACTCTTGGCCTCACAGCCCTCTTCATGTGGCTCAGCCTTCGCACCTCAAAACCCACCTGCAAAGTCCGCTCATTATACATTCCTGCCCTCAACAAGACCCTAAACGACACCACAAACAAGACCCTTTACGTCACCCTCAGGCTGGAGAACGGCAACAAGGACAAGGGAATTTACTACGATGCCATCAACCTCAATTTCACTCTGCCCAACGCCACTAAGCCCATAGCTACTGCTGTTGTGCCCAGCTTCTACCAGGGGCATCAGAAGAAGGCCACAAAGTCTGCGGTTGGGGAGCCCAAGGAGCTCAACTGGACAGTTGTCTCCCATGCAACCTACTCTAATGGGACTGTGCATTTCAGGGTGGATTTGGTCACCGCTGTGAGGTTCAAGATCATGTTCTGGAGGACCAAGAGGCGCAGGTTGATGGTTGGGGCAGATGTGGTGGTCAACGACTCTGGGGGTTACGTCAACCCCAAGAACAAGAAGGATATCAAGCTCTCTGCTGCACCAGATCATCAGATGATTAAGTGCCTTCTTGGGCAGGTGGGGCTTTTTGCCAATTTGTTGGTCTTGATTTTGCTCAATTTGTGA
- the LOC117626491 gene encoding gibberellin 2-beta-dioxygenase 8-like has protein sequence MDFEPPFQGTCKTLLQNPTRYHDKLSDVDQCELPVIDLNNLNFGHTEREKIVHEVAQAASQWGFFQVVNHGVSQEVVNNMQYEQKRLFRQPFPKKVENNLLNLSANSYRWGNPEATCLKQFSWSEAFHISTTEIPTMSTEHKSLRSTIEAFVKTVSGLARSLAEILAQPLGIKPIYFEENCPARTSYLRLNRYAPCPFSSQVYGLISHTDTDFLTIVYQDQVGGLEIYKDGRWLGVKPNPEALIVNIGDFFEALSNGIYKSIKHRVVTSQKVERFSVAYFYCPSYDVVIKSCGKPALYRQFTLREYKQQTQIDVQEIGEKVGLSRFLL, from the exons ATGGATTTTGAGCCTCCATTTCAAGGAACCTGCAAGACCCTCTTGCAAAATCCCACCCGTTATCATGATAAGCTTTCTGATGTTGACCAATGTGAGCTGCCTGTGATCGATCTTAACAATCTAAATTTTGGGcatacagagagagaaaagattGTGCATGAAGTTGCTCAAGCTGCAAGCCAATGGGGTTTCTTTCAAGTTGTGAATCATGGGGTTTCACAGGAAGTTGTAAACAACATGCAATATGAGCAAAAGAGGCTATTTCGTCAGCCTTTTCcgaaaaaagttgaaaataatcttttgaatttatctgccAATAGTTACCGTTGGGGTAACCCAGAAGCTACTTGTTTGAAGCAGTTCTCATGGTCAGAAGCCTTTCATATATCTACCACAGAAATTCCAACAATGAGTACTGAGCACAAGAGCCTTAG GTCAACAATTGAAGCATTCGTGAAGACTGTGTCTGGTTTGGCTAGAAGCTTAGCTGAAATTCTGGCACAGCCTTTGGGAATCAAACCCATTTATTTCGAAGAGAACTGTCCGGCGAGAACAAGTTATCTTCGATTAAATCGATATGCTCCATGTCCATTTTCTTCCCAAGTGTATGGCCTCATCTCTCACACTGATACTGATTTCCTAACCATAGTGTACCAGGACCAAGTTGGAGGTCTcgaaatatataaagatgGAAGATGGTTGGGTGTGAAACCTAATCCTGAAGCCCTGATTGTCAACATTGGGGACTTCTTTGAG GCCTTGAGCAATGGCATTTACAAAAGCATCAAGCACCGAGTGGTTACCAGCCaaaaagttgagaggttttctGTGGCCTACTTCTACTGTCCTTCCTACGATGTGGTCATCAAGAGCTGCGGTAAGCCAGCACTTTATAGGCAGTTCACGTTGAGGGAATATAAACAGCAAACTCAAATTGACGTTCAGGAAATTGGTGAGAAAGTAGGGCTCTCAAGATTTCTCCTTTGA